Within Romboutsia sp. CE17, the genomic segment GTCTCCATATTCATCTTTAACCTTCTGAAGACCTTTCCATGCAGATTGATTAAAAGATTCATCGTTTACTCCACCTGTATCAGTTACCATTCCTATTTTGAATACATGTTTTGTTTCATTGCCTCCAGAAGAGATTTCATTGCTTTTATTACTACATCCAACTATCATAGACGCTGATAGCATTATTGATGTAGCAATAGCTAAAGTTTTTTTAAGTTTCATACTTTTGCCTCCTAAACACATTCATTATATATAGTTTTAGGTTTCTCATTTTATTTTTTTTTTATCCATGTATTTTATCAATAAAAAAACTATCCTATTAATTAGGATAGTTTTTTTATAAAATTATTTAATTATTTTTTATCTGGGAAAGCAGCTTCGAATTCTTCCTTAGTAGCTGGAACCTTTATTTCTCCGCTCTTTATTTTTTCAGCCATTTCGTTAACATAGTTTAATACGTCAGGTTGTACATTCTTATCACTAGTTGGAGCTATACCAACACCACCTGTTTCTAATGTATTAACTATAATTTGTCCACCTTTATAGTTACCTTCTATCATAGACTTACCTAAGTTAAATACTGCAACATCTATATTTTTCATAGCTGATGTTAACATATTGTCTGGAGCTAAGTTGTATTGATCTGAATCAACACCTATAGCTTTTTTATTGTTTTCTTTAGCAGCTTCTATAGCTCCTGTTCCACAAGCTCCTGCAGCTGTGAATATTACATCTACACCATTATTGTGCATTTGATTTGCTATTGATTTTCCTAAAGCAGCATCTGTATAACTATTTGTATATTGAGAAGATACTTCAATATCCTCTTTAGCAGTATAAGCACCTGCTTTAAATCCATATTCAAATTTAGCTATAACTTCACTTTCCATTCCACCTATGAAAGCAACTTTTCCAGTTTCAGACATTCTTGCAGCAACTAAACCTGCTAAGTAAGATGATACATTATCTTCGAAAGTTAATGAGTTAACGTTATCCGCTTCAACTACTGAGTCTATTATAGCAAATTGTTGATCTGGGTAGTTCTTTGCAGCTTCTTTTATAGCTGGCTCTAATTTATATCCAACACCTATTACTAGGTCATATTCTTCATCCATATATGTTTCTACATTTGGAACATAGTCAGCATC encodes:
- a CDS encoding BMP family lipoprotein — encoded protein: MKLKKLLALGLTTVMTAGLLVGCGSSEGDTAEKSEDKVYKIGMITDTGGVNDESFNQSAWKGLQDLKKEYGDKVEVKYLESKQDADYVPNVETYMDEEYDLVIGVGYKLEPAIKEAAKNYPDQQFAIIDSVVEADNVNSLTFEDNVSSYLAGLVAARMSETGKVAFIGGMESEVIAKFEYGFKAGAYTAKEDIEVSSQYTNSYTDAALGKSIANQMHNNGVDVIFTAAGACGTGAIEAAKENNKKAIGVDSDQYNLAPDNMLTSAMKNIDVAVFNLGKSMIEGNYKGGQIIVNTLETGGVGIAPTSDKNVQPDVLNYVNEMAEKIKSGEIKVPATKEEFEAAFPDKK